Proteins encoded by one window of Nodosilinea sp. PGN35:
- a CDS encoding MFS transporter encodes MILLTNLALTSSSLSLAQAIASPDIAVLEFLSGPQFFIALTAGLLMAVAFQFLLTNLTVAAGISSEADPVDDDADSWGQQARSLEARVGSWMLFTVNIAVFAACFLAVKLTLVQNMWLAAIVGLVIWAAYFLLLLWAGSRTVGSAVSAVGSTASTGLGGILGTVATALGGSAANAQIVNTVEASVQAVTQELKSELASGMAPERLRDTVADYLENLSLPQPVEGEFGRQLTELLQNGGQASEQGNGENFVSAAATVAQAATGGGLTPGLVRLAQAAAPEELKSGKLQEVIDQLNRTLRSQSGSGLPQQVVGQAVNALVSTVAQRVDLSDVDVEQIAQQLSSQANTLGQQASAQASRLSDSMRLPGTFSLLRTDIENYLLKSPSWYLRSENLDSGFRQVLRDPEADAGLVRQQLEPLNRRYFVSVLERREGLDAGRVNDLADELELIRQEVLSQVREAEEASHRDDLRQQVEAYLSSAPKQALSPEQIGETFLALLADPEASYETVGGRLVQFDRDTLRQLLLGGRQDLDENEIEPLLDALEQARDRILNQSQEQWQQMQHQAGEFRGRVEAYLQETSPPELSLEHIQQNLERLAHLPEAGLLVARAGLGQIDRDSLEQTLAQREDLSPEQVHEIVDQFEAVRHSIVHAPQELAGQAQDQFNQLIGQIADYLRQTNLDELDPEGLSHDLQQLLRSPQAGSTALRRRLAQIDRDTLARLLSQQGLSEYQVNQAIDLVLDSARAVVKAPQRLVTRARAQVQDVQSSLADYLKNTDRDELNPEAMERDLRLLLSQPREGLEQWQERLAQVDRGTLVALLSQRDDISEHQANQMIDQVEAVRYDILRQAQQAKEQVQDTVQSTVSDLGDRLRRYADDLDRPELGYDAIQRDMRTLFTDPEAGVEALRRRLGQFDRDTLTALLSTRTDLSEQQANRIIDQIEAARDSVLHQAQRLQDEAEQRIAALRHQARAQVKEVRKTAATAAWWLFGTAITSMATAAIAGIFAARGLAWLS; translated from the coding sequence ATGATTTTGCTGACTAACCTCGCTTTGACCAGCTCGTCGCTTTCCCTGGCCCAGGCGATCGCCTCGCCGGATATTGCTGTTTTAGAATTCTTGTCTGGCCCTCAGTTCTTCATTGCCCTGACGGCGGGGCTATTGATGGCCGTGGCCTTTCAGTTTTTGCTGACCAACCTCACCGTGGCCGCCGGAATTTCTAGCGAGGCCGACCCGGTTGACGACGATGCCGACAGCTGGGGCCAGCAGGCGCGAAGCCTAGAGGCCAGGGTGGGAAGCTGGATGCTCTTTACCGTCAATATCGCGGTGTTTGCCGCCTGCTTTTTGGCGGTGAAGCTGACGCTGGTGCAGAATATGTGGCTGGCGGCAATTGTTGGCCTGGTGATCTGGGCGGCCTATTTTCTGCTGCTGCTGTGGGCCGGGTCGCGCACGGTGGGCTCGGCGGTCAGCGCCGTGGGCAGCACCGCCAGCACCGGGCTGGGGGGCATTTTGGGGACGGTGGCCACGGCCCTCGGCGGCAGCGCAGCCAATGCCCAGATCGTCAATACGGTAGAGGCCTCGGTGCAGGCGGTGACTCAGGAGCTGAAGTCAGAGCTGGCCTCGGGCATGGCCCCCGAGCGCCTGCGCGACACCGTGGCCGACTACCTGGAAAATCTGTCGCTGCCCCAGCCGGTTGAAGGAGAGTTCGGTCGCCAGCTCACAGAACTGCTGCAAAATGGCGGTCAGGCCTCAGAGCAGGGGAACGGCGAGAATTTTGTCTCCGCCGCCGCGACCGTGGCCCAGGCCGCGACCGGGGGCGGGTTGACCCCGGGGCTGGTGCGTCTGGCCCAGGCGGCAGCCCCCGAGGAGCTGAAGTCGGGCAAGCTCCAGGAGGTGATCGACCAGCTCAACCGCACCCTGCGATCGCAGTCGGGCAGTGGTCTGCCGCAGCAGGTGGTGGGGCAGGCGGTGAATGCCCTGGTCTCGACTGTGGCCCAGCGGGTCGATCTGTCGGATGTGGATGTGGAGCAGATCGCTCAGCAGCTCAGCTCCCAGGCCAATACCCTGGGGCAGCAGGCGTCGGCCCAGGCCAGCCGCCTGTCTGACTCGATGCGTCTGCCGGGCACCTTTTCGCTGCTGCGCACTGACATTGAGAACTACCTGCTGAAGTCGCCCTCCTGGTATTTGCGCTCAGAAAACCTGGACAGCGGCTTTCGCCAGGTGCTGCGCGACCCTGAGGCCGATGCCGGGCTGGTGCGCCAGCAGCTAGAGCCGCTCAATCGCCGCTATTTTGTCTCGGTGCTAGAGCGGCGGGAGGGTCTCGACGCAGGCCGCGTTAACGACCTGGCCGACGAGCTCGAGCTGATTCGCCAGGAGGTGCTCAGCCAGGTGCGCGAGGCCGAAGAGGCCAGCCACCGCGACGATCTGCGCCAGCAGGTGGAAGCCTACCTGAGTTCTGCGCCGAAGCAGGCGCTGAGCCCAGAGCAGATTGGCGAAACCTTTCTGGCCCTGCTGGCCGACCCCGAGGCCAGCTACGAAACCGTGGGCGGTCGCCTGGTGCAGTTTGACCGCGACACCCTGCGGCAGCTGTTGCTCGGCGGTCGCCAGGATCTCGACGAAAACGAGATCGAGCCCCTGCTCGACGCCCTGGAGCAGGCGCGCGATCGCATTCTCAATCAGTCCCAGGAGCAGTGGCAGCAGATGCAGCACCAGGCCGGGGAGTTTCGCGGTCGGGTCGAAGCCTACCTGCAAGAGACCAGCCCCCCAGAGCTTTCGCTGGAGCACATTCAGCAGAACCTGGAGCGGTTGGCCCACCTGCCCGAGGCGGGGCTGCTGGTGGCCCGCGCCGGGCTCGGCCAGATCGATCGCGACAGCCTGGAGCAGACGCTGGCCCAGCGCGAAGACCTCAGCCCAGAGCAGGTGCACGAGATCGTTGACCAGTTTGAGGCGGTGCGCCACAGCATTGTCCACGCGCCCCAGGAGCTGGCGGGCCAGGCCCAGGATCAGTTCAACCAGCTGATCGGCCAGATCGCCGACTACCTGCGCCAAACCAACCTCGACGAGCTCGACCCCGAGGGCCTCAGCCACGATCTGCAACAGCTGCTGCGATCGCCCCAGGCGGGCAGCACCGCCCTGCGGCGGCGGCTGGCCCAGATTGACCGCGACACCCTGGCCCGCCTGCTCAGCCAGCAGGGCCTGAGCGAATACCAGGTCAACCAGGCCATCGACCTGGTGCTCGACAGCGCCCGCGCCGTGGTCAAAGCGCCCCAGCGTCTGGTCACCCGCGCCCGCGCCCAGGTGCAAGACGTGCAGAGTTCCCTGGCCGACTACCTCAAAAATACCGATCGCGACGAACTCAACCCCGAGGCCATGGAGCGCGATCTGCGCCTGCTGCTGAGCCAGCCCCGCGAGGGCCTGGAGCAGTGGCAGGAGCGCCTGGCCCAGGTCGATCGCGGCACCCTGGTGGCGCTGCTCTCCCAGCGCGACGACATCTCTGAGCACCAGGCCAACCAGATGATCGATCAGGTGGAGGCCGTGCGCTACGACATTCTGCGCCAGGCCCAGCAGGCCAAAGAACAGGTGCAAGACACGGTGCAGTCTACCGTCAGCGATTTGGGCGATCGCCTGCGCCGCTACGCCGACGACCTCGATCGCCCCGAGCTGGGCTACGACGCCATCCAGCGCGACATGCGCACCCTGTTTACCGACCCCGAGGCCGGGGTTGAGGCCCTGCGCCGCCGCCTGGGCCAGTTCGATCGCGACACCCTGACCGCTCTGCTCAGCACCCGTACCGACCTTTCAGAGCAGCAGGCCAACCGCATCATTGACCAGATCGAGGCCGCCCGCGACAGCGTGCTGCACCAGGCCCAGCGCCTGCAAGACGAAGCCGAACAGCGCATTGCCGCCCTCAGGCACCAGGCCCGAGCCCAGGTCAAAGAGGTGCGTAAAACCGCCGCCACCGCCGCCTGGTGGCTGTTTGGCACAGCGATAACATCTATGGCGACGGCGGCGATCGCAGGCATTTTTGCCGCCCGCGGGCTGGCATGGCTCAGCTAG